One genomic window of Pelmatolapia mariae isolate MD_Pm_ZW linkage group LG5, Pm_UMD_F_2, whole genome shotgun sequence includes the following:
- the inka2 gene encoding PAK4-inhibitor INKA2 isoform X2 gives MKEAGDGLHAQMNSMMGALQELKLLQVQTALENLDISGRPINRGMPHTASTAAAEPPAAAASASGEDQSCCIRQTMSEEPSPNHMPSSRQSLESRNSTSLSENRSSLETSSSSSSSLLSESERSQRSARSSRNARNARSETDLESIPRRWSGYTAPQVDFCGPVVGNPPPEPYPSHPRPRRAQIVDLPGILYSLSREGPSLDSDYSQDSTDDAGDWTSSLMSRCRNRQPLVLGDNVFADLVGNWLDLPEVDREEGEEEERAKRREERMDGGTERPDTPAHPLRLSRSQEICKKFSFTTNIFKKFLRSVRPDRDKLLKERPGWVAPELPEGDLFKRQKKLLPKSSKGSFYLPFWANGQQGKSSTCMHLPETERNHHQHLHQFYQQPFAGIYLDRRQPETGLEKMQPLFDYNTAVWV, from the coding sequence ATGAAAGAAGCTGGAGATGGCCTCCATGCTCAGATGAATTCAATGATGGGAGCCCTTCAGGAACTCAAGCTCCTTCAGGTCCAGACGGCACTAGAAAATCTTGACATTTCAGGGCGGCCTATTAACCGGGGTATGCCCCACACGGCTTCAACTGCTGCTGCAGAGccaccagctgcagcagcatcagcttCAGGAGAGGATCAGAGCTGCTGTATCAGACAAACCATGTCTGAGGAGCCCAGCCCGAATCACATGCCGAGTTCAAGGCAGTCTTTGGAAAGCAGAAACTCGACTAGTCTATCAGAAAACAGAAGCAGTCTGGAAACCTCATCCTCCTCGTCATCCAGCCTATTGAGCGAGAGTGAAAGAAGTCAAAGAAGTGCACGGAGCTcaagaaatgcaagaaatgcaaGAAGCGAAACTGACCTGGAGTCTATACCGAGAAGGTGGTCAGGATATACTGCCCCTCAAGTGGATTTCTGTGGACCAGTTGTGGGAAATCCTCCACCAGAGCCCTACCCTAGCCATCCCCGTCCCCGTCGTGCACAGATAGTGGACCTGCCTGGAATCCTGTACAGTCTCTCAAGAGAGGGTCCTTCCTTAGATAGCGACTACTCCCAAGACAGCACAGATGACGCCGGTGACTGGACTTCTTCGCTCATGAGCCGCTGTCGCAACCGTCAACCTTTAGTTTTGGGGGACAATGTATTTGCAGACCTTGTGGGCAACTGGCTAGACCTGCCTGAGGTGGACAGggaggaaggagaagaagaagaaagggcaaagaggagagaggagagaatgGATGGTGGGACAGAAAGACCAGACACCCCAGCTCACCCTCTACGCCTCAGCCGCTCACAGGAGATCTGCAAAAAGTTCTCATtcaccacaaacatcttcaagaagTTCCTGCGAAGTGTCCGGCCTGACCGGGACAAGCTGCTCAAGGAGAGGCCAGGCTGGGTGGCTCCTGAGCTTCCAGAGGGTGACCTCTTTAAAAGGCAGAAGAAATTGCTTCCCAAAAGTTCAAAAGGCAGCTTTTACCTGCCGTTCTGGGCGAATGGACAGCAGGGCAAAAGCAGCACATGTATGCATCTTCCGGAGACAGAGAGGAACCACCACCAACACTTGCACCAGTTTTACCAGCAGCCATTTGCAGGGATTTATTTAGACAGAAGGCAGCCAGAGACTGGTCTGGAGAAAATGCAGCCCTTGTTTGACTACAACACAGCTGTGTGGGTCTGA
- the inka2 gene encoding PAK4-inhibitor INKA2 isoform X1 encodes MEQRLAKQESKNMDACLRRLKQELLSMKEAGDGLHAQMNSMMGALQELKLLQVQTALENLDISGRPINRGMPHTASTAAAEPPAAAASASGEDQSCCIRQTMSEEPSPNHMPSSRQSLESRNSTSLSENRSSLETSSSSSSSLLSESERSQRSARSSRNARNARSETDLESIPRRWSGYTAPQVDFCGPVVGNPPPEPYPSHPRPRRAQIVDLPGILYSLSREGPSLDSDYSQDSTDDAGDWTSSLMSRCRNRQPLVLGDNVFADLVGNWLDLPEVDREEGEEEERAKRREERMDGGTERPDTPAHPLRLSRSQEICKKFSFTTNIFKKFLRSVRPDRDKLLKERPGWVAPELPEGDLFKRQKKLLPKSSKGSFYLPFWANGQQGKSSTCMHLPETERNHHQHLHQFYQQPFAGIYLDRRQPETGLEKMQPLFDYNTAVWV; translated from the exons atggaacaGCGGCTCGCCAAACAAGAAAGCAAAAACATGGATGCGTGTCTGAGGCGACTGAAGCAAGAGCTG TTATCCATGAAAGAAGCTGGAGATGGCCTCCATGCTCAGATGAATTCAATGATGGGAGCCCTTCAGGAACTCAAGCTCCTTCAGGTCCAGACGGCACTAGAAAATCTTGACATTTCAGGGCGGCCTATTAACCGGGGTATGCCCCACACGGCTTCAACTGCTGCTGCAGAGccaccagctgcagcagcatcagcttCAGGAGAGGATCAGAGCTGCTGTATCAGACAAACCATGTCTGAGGAGCCCAGCCCGAATCACATGCCGAGTTCAAGGCAGTCTTTGGAAAGCAGAAACTCGACTAGTCTATCAGAAAACAGAAGCAGTCTGGAAACCTCATCCTCCTCGTCATCCAGCCTATTGAGCGAGAGTGAAAGAAGTCAAAGAAGTGCACGGAGCTcaagaaatgcaagaaatgcaaGAAGCGAAACTGACCTGGAGTCTATACCGAGAAGGTGGTCAGGATATACTGCCCCTCAAGTGGATTTCTGTGGACCAGTTGTGGGAAATCCTCCACCAGAGCCCTACCCTAGCCATCCCCGTCCCCGTCGTGCACAGATAGTGGACCTGCCTGGAATCCTGTACAGTCTCTCAAGAGAGGGTCCTTCCTTAGATAGCGACTACTCCCAAGACAGCACAGATGACGCCGGTGACTGGACTTCTTCGCTCATGAGCCGCTGTCGCAACCGTCAACCTTTAGTTTTGGGGGACAATGTATTTGCAGACCTTGTGGGCAACTGGCTAGACCTGCCTGAGGTGGACAGggaggaaggagaagaagaagaaagggcaaagaggagagaggagagaatgGATGGTGGGACAGAAAGACCAGACACCCCAGCTCACCCTCTACGCCTCAGCCGCTCACAGGAGATCTGCAAAAAGTTCTCATtcaccacaaacatcttcaagaagTTCCTGCGAAGTGTCCGGCCTGACCGGGACAAGCTGCTCAAGGAGAGGCCAGGCTGGGTGGCTCCTGAGCTTCCAGAGGGTGACCTCTTTAAAAGGCAGAAGAAATTGCTTCCCAAAAGTTCAAAAGGCAGCTTTTACCTGCCGTTCTGGGCGAATGGACAGCAGGGCAAAAGCAGCACATGTATGCATCTTCCGGAGACAGAGAGGAACCACCACCAACACTTGCACCAGTTTTACCAGCAGCCATTTGCAGGGATTTATTTAGACAGAAGGCAGCCAGAGACTGGTCTGGAGAAAATGCAGCCCTTGTTTGACTACAACACAGCTGTGTGGGTCTGA